The genomic interval GAGGTCGCCCTGCCGGACGGCGTCATCCATCCTCGTCCCGAGCTCGCGCAGCTGCGCGACCTGGGAGTCGGTGACCCGCTCGGCGGCCTTGCTCGCGCAGAGGGACTCGAGCGCCCCGCGGACCTCCGTGATCTCGATGGCCTCGGAGACCGAGACCGCTCGTACCCGTGCGCCGCGGTGGGGCATCCGCTCGACGAGCCCTTCGACGGCGAGCTCGGACAGCGCGATGCGCACGTTCCCCCTCGAAGCGCCGTACTGCTGCGAGAGGTCTGCCTCCACCAGGCGCTGCTCGGGAACCATGCGCCCGGAGGTGATCGCCTCTCGCAGCAGGGCTGCGA from Brachybacterium kimchii carries:
- a CDS encoding GntR family transcriptional regulator; the encoded protein is MAASARTRESREKSGAGPSGGELAALLREAITSGRMVPEQRLVEADLSQQYGASRGNVRIALSELAVEGLVERMPHRGARVRAVSVSEAIEITEVRGALESLCASKAAERVTDSQVAQLRELGTRMDDAVRQGDLAEYSAGNARLHALIIEISEQHTAAETIRRLRGQAVRFQFRLAAQPGRPSVSLPQHLAIIEAVCSRKPEAAAAAMRAHLASVAEAIADTE